The following coding sequences lie in one Monomorium pharaonis isolate MP-MQ-018 chromosome 1, ASM1337386v2, whole genome shotgun sequence genomic window:
- the LOC105834801 gene encoding pre-mRNA-splicing factor Slu7 yields MAHSSANVTVSSILKNKSSFDDEPRKKSREDWRKAKELEEARKAGTAPAAVDEEGKDINPHIPQYISATPWYFGAQGPTLKHQRPQPEKQKEYSSIDVWYNRGVDSSRVITKYRKGSCENCGAMTHKRKDCMERPRKVGAKYTNSKIAPDEFTQPELSMDYDGKRDRWAGYDPSEHRAIVEEYQKIEEAKRQMRADKLDAEGENDGEQDSDKDEDKYVDEVDMPGTKVDSKQRITVRNLRIREDTAKYLRNLDPNSAYYDPKTRSMRDNPYVGTDREVDYKGENFMRFSGDTQQHANAQLFAWDAHEKGVDVHLLAEPTKLELLKQEYDKKRDELKDKARDSVIERYGGDEHLKAPPKALLLAQTEHYVEYSRYGKIIKGQDRQVIRSKYEEDVYPNNHTSIWGSYWQDGKWGYKCCYSFIKNSYCTGESGKRAVEAVSNSAPDKIISEPEETDDKSSMVEDKNPSSSSESSSEDEDMKSKTEKQSKAAKRKLKKQKRKENRKNKKRNNADQDEDKMKVALRKEEESARQANRILSMDERKRPYNSMYEAKELTAEEIEAYQMKRKRDEDPMAHFF; encoded by the coding sequence ATGGCCCATTCGTCGGCGAATGTGACCGTTTCGAGCATCCTGAAGAACAAGAGCTCGTTCGACGATGAGCCACGGAAGAAAAGTCGAGAGGACTGGCGTAAGGCGAAGGAGCTCGAGGAGGCGCGGAAGGCCGGCACTGCGCCCGCGGCCGTCGACGAAGAGGGTAAGGACATAAATCCACACATCCCGCAGTACATCAGCGCGACACCGTGGTACTTTGGCGCCCAGGGTCCTACCCTGAAGCACCAGCGGCCGCAGCCAGAGAAGCAGAAGGAATACAGCTCGATAGACGTGTGGTACAATCGCGGGGTGGACTCCTCGCGGGTGATCACCAAGTATCGCAAGGGCTCCTGTGAGAATTGCGGTGCGATGACGCACAAGCGGAAGGACTGCATGGAGAGGCCGCGCAAGGTCGGTGCCAAATACACCAATTCGAAGATTGCGCCAGATGAATTCACCCAGCCAGAACTGTCGATGGATTACGACGGCAAGAGGGACAGATGGGCCGGTTACGATCCTTCTGAGCACCGCGCGATCGTCGAGGAGTACCAGAAGATCGAGGAGGCCAAGCGGCAGATGCGTGCTGACAAACTCGATGCAGAGGGCGAGAACGATGGGGAGCAGGACTCTGACAAGGACGAGGACAAGTACGTAGACGAGGTCGACATGCCTGGCACGAAGGTCGATTCCAAGCAGCGTATCACTGTACGAAATCTGCGGATCCGCGAGGATACTGCCAAGTACCTGCGCAATTTGGATCCAAACTCGGCGTACTACGATCCGAAGACGAGATCCATGCGAGACAATCCCTACGTCGGTACGGATCGCGAGGTGGATTACAAGGGTGAGAACTTCATGCGGTTTTCGGGGGACACGCAGCAGCATGCCAACGCGCAGTTGTTCGCCTGGGATGCGCACGAGAAGGGAGTCGACGTGCACCTGTTGGCCGAGCCCACAAAACTGGAGTTACTGAAGCAAGAGTACGACAAAAAACGTGACGAATTAAAGGACAAGGCGCGCGACAGCGTGATCGAGCGTTATGGGGGCGACGAGCACCTTAAGGCGCCACCCAAGGCCCTGCTGTTAGCGCAGACCGAGCACTACGTCGAATACTCGAGGTATGGTAAGATAATTAAGGGACAGGACAGGCAGGTGATACGGTCCAAGTATGAGGAGGACGTTTATCCGAACAATCACACATCGATCTGGGGCTCCTACTGGCAGGATGGCAAATGGGGCTACAAGTGCTGTTACTCTTTCATCAAAAATTCGTATTGCACCGGCGAGTCGGGAAAGAGAGCGGTGGAGGCGGTGAGCAACAGTGCACCAGATAAAATCATATCCGAACCAGAAGAGACAGATGATAAGTCGAGTATGGTGGAGGACAAGAATCCTTCCTCCAGCAGTGAGTCTTCGTCCGAGGATGAAGACATGAAAAGTAAAACGGAAAAGCAAAGTAAGGCAGCTAAACGGAAATTGAAGAAACAGAAGCGGAAGGAAAATCGCAAGAATAAGAAACGAAATAATGCGGATCAAGATGAGGATAAAATGAAAGTAGCACTGAGAAAGGAGGAGGAGAGTGCGAGGCAGGCGAATAGGATATTGAGCATGGATGAGAGGAAACGTCCGTACAATAGCATGTATGAAGCGAAGGAGTTGACAGCGGAAGAGATAGAGGCGTATCAAATGAAACGCAAACGTGACGAGGATCCAATGgcccattttttttaa